A single genomic interval of Chlamydia sp. harbors:
- a CDS encoding ABC transporter permease gives MFRYILKRLLLIPLTLFAIISVNFVILNAAPGDILEEHSVDAQGEAGRSDKIRTYKGPDRYLQFREHYGLTLPIFFNTRTHISRAELRAGIQEIIDGTIHKKNNTGCVTNIKVYWGDCAKFIMPTLLAEAEDTSQPDVYRHVAADLFIRGGIRQGIVGAHLLPEHREYNQKISKSNAELVRLLKEDDIEVKVAALQAWVEQQGGKETLMPGNSWRVFFLETRFAKYLSRIIRLDFGTLRNDCHKTVVSEVIKRLGSSLILSLLPMIVVFILCQVFGMIMAVNKNQWMDHLLNFLFLILFSIPVFVAVPWIIDNFVLNKTVPFTSISMPYSGLCSSPEIFKEMTSSEKLIDIVLHSFLPFCAVSYGAFAAQSRLSRAVFLEVLGEDYIPALRARGIPQYDILVRHVGKNSAATLITSLASSLSALLGGALVVETLFDIDGFGKFFYQAILNRDHNVVMFSVITGSVISLIGYLIGDICYVLLDPRVQLEERKV, from the coding sequence ATGTTCCGCTATATCCTAAAACGGCTACTCTTGATTCCCCTGACTCTGTTTGCAATTATTTCTGTAAACTTCGTGATTCTTAATGCTGCACCAGGAGATATTCTTGAGGAACACAGTGTTGATGCTCAAGGTGAAGCAGGTCGATCGGACAAAATTCGCACGTATAAAGGCCCAGATCGCTATTTACAATTTAGAGAACACTATGGGCTAACGCTTCCCATTTTTTTTAATACGCGGACTCATATCTCTCGGGCTGAATTGCGTGCTGGGATCCAGGAGATTATTGATGGAACTATCCATAAAAAAAATAATACGGGTTGTGTAACCAATATCAAAGTATATTGGGGTGATTGTGCCAAATTTATTATGCCCACGTTACTAGCAGAAGCGGAAGATACTTCTCAACCGGATGTTTATCGCCACGTTGCTGCTGATTTATTTATCCGAGGAGGGATTCGTCAAGGGATAGTTGGTGCGCATCTATTACCGGAACATCGAGAATATAATCAGAAAATATCTAAGAGTAATGCTGAATTGGTACGATTACTCAAAGAAGATGATATCGAGGTTAAGGTTGCTGCTTTACAAGCATGGGTCGAGCAACAAGGTGGAAAGGAGACCCTTATGCCGGGGAACTCTTGGAGGGTTTTTTTCTTAGAGACGCGTTTTGCAAAGTATCTTTCTCGGATCATTAGATTGGATTTTGGTACATTACGGAACGATTGTCACAAGACTGTTGTTTCTGAAGTGATTAAGCGGTTAGGGTCATCACTTATTTTATCCCTTCTCCCTATGATAGTCGTTTTTATATTATGCCAAGTATTCGGTATGATCATGGCTGTCAATAAAAACCAATGGATGGATCATCTTCTGAATTTTCTTTTTTTAATTCTGTTCTCCATTCCTGTTTTTGTTGCTGTTCCTTGGATTATTGATAATTTCGTTTTGAACAAGACTGTTCCTTTTACTTCTATCTCTATGCCATATAGTGGGTTGTGTTCTTCTCCTGAGATATTCAAAGAAATGACATCTTCTGAGAAGCTCATAGATATTGTTTTGCATAGTTTTCTTCCATTTTGTGCAGTTAGCTACGGGGCTTTCGCTGCGCAGTCTCGGTTGAGTCGTGCTGTATTTTTAGAGGTGCTAGGTGAAGATTATATTCCAGCTCTTCGAGCGCGAGGAATTCCCCAGTACGATATCTTGGTCCGGCATGTAGGAAAAAATTCCGCGGCAACGTTGATCACTTCTTTAGCTTCTTCTTTAAGTGCTCTTCTTGGGGGGGCTTTAGTTGTAGAAACTTTATTTGATATTGATGGATTCGGCAAATTTTTTTACCAGGCAATCTTGAATCGTGATCACAATGTAGTGATGTTTTCAGTTATCACGGGATCTGTGATTTCCCTTATTGGGTATCTAATAGGGGATATTTGTTATGTTCTTCTTGATCCTCGTGTTCAATTAGAAGAAAGGAAGGTGTAA
- a CDS encoding ABC transporter permease: protein MSEPRTFYQRFSRVYHKRILPSIALKFFAGLMLIGVYAPLFACSKPILVRWQGEWFSPLFRYLLFPGFYTKPIDLFFNVLMFTLPFFVLGMRYVHGIGKKVFLGVVTGIHIVIFSFALRGGIQDPCQDKILKKKHAEHIQKSFSTVSKSGFLPIIPKKTRTWEGERAYMSKYEQLSILIKSKYRKQQHDLLEKQREAYEIFKKSPMPTLRFLEMKNEAASLRFLKNKIDQLQASYPEGFQGWGALLEDYRPYLMTRARSEHALNMAIYEQHPQEELRVAYEALEAKEAPLRQRLAFVRNLLEEREALNNSIAFIVDKRSWIETESEKVQMILNPLLSNFHWEDDAGGSREMNKYVHWWQLTRVNRKDLLASLIFGIRIAIVVGGLGVAIALFIGIVVGLLSGYFGGKVDMLLSRVTEIWETMPMLFILMLVVAITQKKSLILDSVLLGCFGWVSISRYVRIETLKQRNLGYVLAATNLCYSHYHIMVHQILPNVIVPVISLLPFSMMAMISCEAGLTFLGLGEESSASWGNLLREGVTAFPSESAILWPPAIMLTLLLMAIAIIGDGIRDALDPKMQG, encoded by the coding sequence ATGAGCGAACCTAGAACCTTTTATCAAAGGTTTTCTCGTGTATATCATAAGCGAATACTGCCTTCCATAGCACTGAAGTTCTTTGCTGGACTTATGCTTATCGGTGTTTATGCTCCTCTATTTGCTTGTAGCAAACCGATACTTGTTCGTTGGCAAGGAGAATGGTTTTCTCCTTTGTTTAGATATCTACTTTTCCCAGGATTTTATACTAAACCTATCGACTTATTTTTTAATGTGTTGATGTTTACCTTGCCCTTTTTTGTTTTGGGGATGCGTTATGTACATGGGATTGGAAAGAAAGTTTTTTTAGGTGTAGTTACTGGTATTCATATTGTAATATTTTCTTTTGCTTTGCGAGGGGGAATTCAAGATCCTTGTCAAGATAAGATTCTGAAGAAAAAGCATGCTGAACATATTCAAAAAAGTTTTTCAACAGTTTCGAAATCAGGGTTTTTGCCCATTATCCCTAAGAAAACTCGGACTTGGGAAGGCGAGCGCGCTTACATGAGTAAGTATGAGCAGCTGAGCATCTTGATAAAATCTAAGTACCGTAAGCAGCAGCATGATCTTTTGGAAAAGCAAAGGGAAGCATACGAGATTTTTAAGAAATCTCCGATGCCTACGCTTCGTTTTCTAGAAATGAAAAATGAAGCCGCAAGCTTGCGTTTTTTAAAGAACAAAATCGATCAATTACAAGCTTCTTATCCGGAAGGTTTTCAGGGATGGGGAGCTCTTCTTGAAGATTATCGGCCATACTTAATGACCAGAGCTCGCTCGGAACATGCTTTGAACATGGCTATATATGAGCAACATCCTCAAGAAGAGTTGCGTGTAGCATATGAAGCTCTTGAAGCTAAAGAAGCTCCTTTGCGACAACGCCTGGCTTTTGTTCGTAATCTTTTAGAGGAGAGAGAAGCCTTAAACAATTCCATTGCTTTTATTGTTGATAAACGATCTTGGATAGAGACTGAATCAGAAAAGGTTCAAATGATTTTGAATCCTTTACTTAGTAATTTTCATTGGGAAGATGATGCAGGCGGCTCTCGAGAAATGAACAAATATGTTCATTGGTGGCAGCTCACGCGTGTGAATAGAAAGGACCTACTTGCTTCTCTCATTTTTGGCATTCGGATAGCTATTGTAGTTGGAGGGTTGGGGGTTGCCATAGCCTTGTTTATTGGGATTGTTGTTGGTTTATTATCCGGGTATTTTGGTGGCAAAGTTGATATGTTGTTGTCGCGGGTGACTGAAATTTGGGAAACCATGCCCATGCTATTTATTCTCATGCTTGTGGTTGCCATCACACAAAAAAAATCTTTGATACTTGATTCGGTTTTATTAGGTTGCTTTGGGTGGGTTAGTATTAGTCGCTATGTTCGTATAGAAACTTTAAAACAAAGAAACTTAGGCTATGTTTTAGCTGCGACAAATCTTTGTTACAGTCATTACCACATTATGGTACATCAGATTCTTCCTAATGTGATTGTTCCGGTCATTTCTTTATTGCCTTTCTCTATGATGGCTATGATTAGTTGTGAGGCTGGGTTAACGTTTTTAGGGTTAGGAGAAGAAAGTTCAGCATCTTGGGGGAATCTTTTAAGGGAAGGCGTAACAGCATTTCCTTCTGAAAGTGCTATTTTATGGCCTCCTGCTATTATGTTGACATTACTATTAATGGCGATAGCGATCATTGGGGATGGAATTCGAGATGCTTTAGATCCTAAGATGCAAGGTTAG
- the yidD gene encoding membrane protein insertion efficiency factor YidD, producing MNTSWIKTFFRGLIHLYRWTISPLLGMPCRFFPSCSEYALIALKKLPLKTSLLLIIKRLLKCGPWHIGGIDLVPETSLEEYLESPNTFPKLPDDTNSPL from the coding sequence ATGAACACATCCTGGATCAAAACATTTTTCCGAGGGCTTATCCACTTGTATCGTTGGACCATTTCCCCTCTTCTAGGCATGCCTTGTCGGTTTTTCCCTTCCTGCTCTGAATATGCTCTTATCGCATTGAAAAAACTTCCCTTAAAGACAAGTCTTCTTCTAATTATAAAACGCTTATTAAAATGTGGCCCTTGGCATATCGGAGGGATTGATCTTGTCCCAGAAACCTCTCTTGAAGAATATCTAGAATCTCCTAATACCTTTCCAAAACTCCCTGACGACACGAATTCTCCACTCTAA
- a CDS encoding toxin-antitoxin system YwqK family antitoxin, translated as MKRLFFICALALSPLTYGAVQKDPMLMKETFRNNYGIIVSKQEWNKRGCDGSITKVFKDGTTTIEIYAQGALHGEVTRTFPHSTTLAVVETYNQGRLISKKTFFPNALPSQEEVYHEDGSFSLTRWPDNNNSDTISDPCFTEKTYGGRVLGGRYTSFNGKYSSTIVNGEGTRSTFSSNSVLLTEEFFSDGVMVKKTTFYSNREPETITHYADGYPHGMRFTYLPGGIPNTIEEWRYGHQDGLTILFKNGCKVAEVPFVRGTKNGIELRYNEKENIAEEISWQHNILHGVRKIYAAGVCKSEWYYKGKPVSQTKFERLSAAR; from the coding sequence ATGAAGCGTTTATTTTTTATCTGTGCCCTAGCCCTCTCTCCTCTAACATACGGAGCAGTTCAAAAGGATCCTATGTTGATGAAAGAGACTTTTCGCAATAATTACGGCATTATTGTTTCTAAACAAGAATGGAACAAGCGTGGATGCGATGGATCCATCACTAAAGTATTTAAAGATGGAACGACGACCATAGAGATCTATGCACAAGGAGCTCTTCATGGAGAGGTTACACGAACGTTCCCCCACTCAACTACTCTAGCTGTTGTAGAGACCTATAATCAAGGGAGACTTATTTCTAAGAAAACATTCTTCCCCAATGCTTTACCTTCTCAAGAAGAGGTTTACCATGAGGATGGATCCTTCTCACTGACTCGTTGGCCAGACAATAATAACTCCGATACAATCTCGGATCCTTGTTTCACAGAAAAGACTTATGGAGGCAGAGTTCTAGGGGGTCGTTACACCTCTTTTAATGGGAAATACTCTTCAACAATTGTTAACGGAGAAGGAACTCGTTCTACGTTTTCTTCGAACAGTGTCTTGTTAACAGAAGAATTTTTCAGCGACGGTGTAATGGTCAAAAAAACAACGTTTTACTCGAATCGAGAGCCTGAAACAATCACTCACTATGCTGATGGATATCCTCATGGGATGCGGTTTACTTATCTTCCAGGAGGTATTCCTAATACTATTGAAGAATGGCGATATGGCCATCAAGATGGCTTAACTATCCTGTTTAAAAATGGCTGTAAGGTAGCGGAAGTCCCATTCGTACGCGGAACAAAAAATGGGATCGAACTCCGATACAATGAGAAAGAAAATATTGCCGAAGAGATTTCTTGGCAGCACAACATTTTACATGGAGTCCGTAAAATCTATGCTGCAGGAGTATGTAAATCAGAGTGGTATTACAAAGGCAAGCCTGTCTCACAAACAAAGTTTGAACGATTAAGTGCTGCCAGATAA
- a CDS encoding ABC transporter substrate-binding protein: MVDKIIRTALVLSLFLLYWSSDLLEKDVKLIKKELRNLHEDVLELVRISNQQKNLIHSASFHTPLEANTFKDCGDPSYPNLLSEDPYVEKVIPSLLKEDFVPKGIVRTAQVGRPDNLSPFNGFVNIVRFYELCVPTLAVEHVGKYEEFAPSLALKVEEHYVQDGSGDKEFHVYLRPNMFWEPIDPTLFPKNVVLADTFLRPHPVTAHDVKFYYDVVMNPYVAEMRAVAMRSYFEDIVSVQVESDLKLVVRWRAHTICNEQREEEKKVLYSAFANTLALQPLPCFVYQYFANGEKIIQDDSDPDTYRQDSVWAQNFSSHWAYNYIVSCGAFRFAGMDDEKITLVRNPNYYNPLAALVEKRYVYMKDSTDALFQDFKAGKVDIAYFPPNHVENLASFMKTSAYKEQAARGEAILEKNSSDRSYSYIGWNCLSIFFKSRATRQAMNMLIDRERIIEQCLDGRGSSVSGPFALCSPSYNRHVEGWQYSPEEASRKLEEEGWIDADGDGIREKIIDGVVVPFRFRLCYYVKSVTARTIAEYVATVCKEVGIECCLLGLDMADYSQALEEKNFDAILSGWCLGTPPEDPRSLWHSEGALEKGSANAVGFCNEEADRIIEQLSYEYDSDKRQKLYHRFHEVIHEEAPYAFLYTRQYSLVHKEYVKNIFIPKEHPDLIPGAQDETVNLSMMWVDKEEGRCSAIS, encoded by the coding sequence ATGGTAGATAAAATTATACGAACGGCATTAGTTCTGTCCCTATTTCTGTTGTATTGGTCTTCTGATTTGCTTGAAAAAGATGTTAAGTTAATCAAAAAAGAATTAAGAAATTTACATGAAGATGTTCTCGAGTTAGTTAGGATCTCGAATCAACAAAAAAATCTTATTCATTCTGCGAGTTTTCACACGCCTTTAGAAGCAAATACATTTAAAGATTGTGGAGATCCTTCGTACCCTAATCTGTTATCTGAAGATCCTTATGTTGAGAAAGTGATCCCTTCACTATTAAAGGAAGATTTTGTGCCGAAAGGTATTGTTCGCACTGCTCAAGTAGGGCGTCCTGATAATCTGAGTCCTTTTAATGGTTTTGTCAATATAGTTCGGTTCTATGAACTGTGTGTGCCCACTTTAGCTGTGGAACATGTTGGTAAATACGAAGAGTTTGCCCCAAGCCTAGCTTTGAAAGTGGAAGAGCATTATGTCCAAGATGGATCTGGGGATAAAGAATTTCATGTTTATCTACGACCAAATATGTTTTGGGAGCCGATAGATCCCACTCTTTTTCCAAAAAATGTTGTTCTAGCAGATACATTTTTACGCCCACATCCCGTAACCGCTCATGATGTGAAATTTTACTATGACGTGGTCATGAATCCTTATGTGGCAGAAATGCGTGCTGTGGCTATGCGATCGTATTTTGAAGATATTGTTTCTGTTCAGGTAGAAAGTGATTTGAAGCTAGTAGTACGATGGCGCGCTCATACTATTTGTAATGAGCAAAGGGAAGAAGAGAAAAAAGTGCTGTACTCTGCTTTTGCGAATACATTAGCTCTTCAACCGTTACCTTGTTTTGTATATCAGTATTTTGCGAATGGGGAGAAGATTATTCAAGATGATTCGGATCCAGATACTTATCGACAAGATTCTGTATGGGCTCAAAATTTTTCTTCACACTGGGCTTACAATTACATTGTAAGCTGTGGAGCTTTCCGTTTTGCTGGTATGGATGATGAGAAGATAACCTTAGTTCGAAATCCTAATTATTATAATCCTCTCGCAGCGCTTGTAGAGAAGCGATATGTTTATATGAAGGATAGTACGGATGCGCTTTTCCAAGATTTCAAAGCAGGTAAGGTAGATATTGCATACTTCCCTCCTAATCATGTGGAAAATCTCGCCAGTTTTATGAAAACTTCTGCCTATAAAGAGCAGGCTGCTAGGGGAGAGGCTATTTTGGAGAAAAATTCTTCAGACCGTTCCTACTCTTATATCGGATGGAATTGTCTTTCTATTTTCTTTAAAAGCCGTGCAACTCGACAAGCAATGAATATGTTGATTGATAGAGAACGGATCATTGAGCAATGTTTGGATGGTCGAGGTTCTTCAGTCAGTGGTCCTTTTGCTCTTTGTTCTCCATCTTACAATCGACACGTCGAAGGATGGCAGTACTCTCCAGAAGAAGCTTCGCGTAAGTTAGAAGAGGAAGGATGGATTGATGCTGATGGAGATGGGATTCGAGAGAAGATAATAGATGGAGTAGTTGTGCCTTTCCGATTCCGGCTGTGCTACTATGTGAAAAGTGTGACAGCACGAACTATTGCTGAATATGTTGCTACGGTATGTAAGGAGGTAGGTATCGAATGTTGCCTACTCGGGCTGGATATGGCTGACTATTCACAGGCTTTAGAAGAAAAGAATTTTGATGCTATCCTCTCTGGATGGTGCTTGGGGACTCCCCCAGAAGATCCTCGTTCCTTATGGCATTCAGAAGGCGCTTTGGAGAAAGGGTCTGCAAACGCTGTAGGTTTCTGTAACGAAGAGGCAGATCGCATCATAGAACAACTGAGTTATGAGTATGACTCTGATAAACGGCAGAAGTTATATCACCGCTTCCATGAAGTCATTCATGAGGAAGCTCCCTATGCCTTCCTATATACCAGACAATATTCCCTAGTCCATAAGGAATATGTGAAAAATATTTTTATTCCTAAGGAACATCCAGATTTGATTCCTGGAGCTCAAGATGAAACAGTCAATTTATCTATGATGTGGGTGGATAAAGAGGAGGGGCGATGTTCCGCTATATCCTAA
- a CDS encoding RMD1 family protein has translation MRCSAYCSASAYHLHVLFHLLKANYPSVLSREYVLISSEELDESDKAAVFFPFGVCVFWGWEESEEFQVIRAIASAAVDPLPHPEIDSYDFHYGEKLQIRRDRLVLTNSNLNIKLAISFGLAQSIKLTVFEETIYKTVENSKSLPQELAFKGKISLSRKTIAKKIGELFLDKASVNLHSDILDEPDFFWEHPETQPFYIDVLTCLDVNARVNVLNHRLAILGDVLEILNDQLNYQHSSALEWTVIWLIALEVLVTLLKDVFNII, from the coding sequence ATGCGCTGTTCCGCTTATTGCTCCGCCTCTGCTTACCACCTACACGTTCTCTTTCACCTTCTGAAAGCGAACTACCCCTCAGTTTTATCCCGAGAATACGTTCTAATTTCTTCAGAAGAACTGGACGAAAGCGATAAAGCTGCGGTTTTTTTCCCATTTGGGGTTTGTGTATTCTGGGGATGGGAAGAATCTGAAGAGTTCCAAGTTATCCGTGCTATAGCTTCGGCAGCTGTCGACCCTCTCCCACATCCAGAAATTGATAGTTATGATTTCCATTACGGAGAAAAGCTGCAAATACGTCGAGACAGGCTCGTTCTCACCAACTCTAACTTAAATATCAAACTTGCGATCTCCTTCGGATTAGCTCAGTCTATCAAGCTTACAGTTTTTGAAGAGACAATTTACAAAACAGTTGAAAACTCTAAATCTTTACCTCAAGAACTTGCTTTTAAAGGGAAAATTTCTCTCTCTCGTAAAACTATTGCAAAAAAGATTGGCGAACTCTTTCTTGATAAAGCTTCCGTTAATTTACACTCCGATATCCTCGATGAACCAGACTTCTTCTGGGAACATCCAGAAACACAGCCATTTTACATTGATGTTTTGACCTGCCTTGATGTAAATGCCCGCGTGAATGTACTTAATCATAGACTCGCCATACTAGGAGACGTCCTCGAAATTTTAAATGATCAACTCAACTATCAACATTCCTCTGCTCTAGAATGGACTGTGATCTGGTTAATAGCTTTAGAAGTGCTCGTCACTCTACTTAAGGACGTATTTAATATCATCTAA
- a CDS encoding polysaccharide deacetylase family protein — protein sequence MLRVLAYRQVAFSKFPRIFDSFLNFLSSLKQQYSFVLPGSPFPKRRAIMLTFDYASVDFYRHVFPFLQEQQIPAVVGVAWRYVSRLESEQLPVDMRVSPSDHLAFQDEIFSYYQPFCSVTELCQLAQSPLIRLASSGFAVRNLKYSPPYLHTEILLSKILLEDAVQKPIEIFFYPFGKSDIVSQHFVQESYRYSFILGDTVSFPLAIRSQHGIPRIDMSLDCQRVPSLYQLSYRKLKQFLVLR from the coding sequence ATGCTTCGTGTCCTAGCTTACCGACAAGTTGCTTTTTCTAAGTTCCCTCGTATATTTGATTCATTTTTGAATTTTTTATCTTCGCTTAAGCAGCAATATTCTTTTGTGTTACCAGGAAGCCCTTTTCCTAAGAGAAGGGCGATTATGCTTACTTTTGACTATGCCTCTGTTGATTTTTATAGGCATGTTTTCCCTTTTCTTCAGGAACAGCAGATCCCTGCTGTCGTTGGAGTTGCCTGGAGATATGTGTCTCGTTTAGAAAGTGAACAGCTTCCCGTTGATATGAGAGTTTCTCCTTCGGATCATTTGGCTTTCCAAGACGAGATATTTTCCTACTATCAACCTTTCTGTTCCGTAACAGAGCTATGTCAATTAGCTCAAAGCCCATTAATTCGTTTGGCATCTTCGGGATTTGCTGTTAGAAACCTCAAATATTCTCCCCCCTATCTGCATACGGAGATCTTACTATCTAAAATCTTGCTAGAAGATGCCGTACAGAAGCCTATCGAGATCTTTTTTTATCCATTCGGGAAAAGCGATATCGTAAGTCAACATTTCGTTCAGGAGTCTTATCGGTATTCTTTTATTTTAGGAGATACAGTCAGTTTCCCTCTCGCAATACGATCTCAGCATGGAATTCCTCGTATTGATATGTCTCTAGATTGTCAGAGGGTACCTTCTCTCTATCAGCTTTCTTATCGAAAATTAAAACAATTTCTTGTTTTGCGTTGA
- the pheT gene encoding phenylalanine--tRNA ligase subunit beta, with amino-acid sequence MLVPLSLLQKFFSSPLSVKDILEACDRIGIEAECPNVFPDSLNSVVTGKILSTSPHPDAERLSVAIVFDGEKERQIVCGAPNCLAGIIVPVALPGAKIRNTSGEVTTIKKSKIRGLESQGMCCGADELGFPHLQKGDRGIFEFPQNTPLGESACLLLAGASLECSLTPNLGHCASLLGLAREISFLSPTSLSIPEEFSFTPLPLENCSNSAHDLTACPVFYSVKISGLSWKPSPDNLQAALIALGQQPLNAVIDITNYVMLSLGQPLHAYDSQAIDQKSIHVTTVKSPESFTFLNKETHFLPEGALVVADQHKILGLAGVMGGAASSFSEKTTETILEAAYFVPQSVRKYQRTIQLHTEAAYRFTRGVDPQGVLPALYAAIHMIQALFPEAQISPIQKLGECESHPLSLSIRPKIIKRILDVSLSPLEIAEKLSSLGFRTTAEEETVRVEVPSYRYDIQEETDLVEEICRTTPFIQKTQKILPVYTPIYALKRALTSFLADGGLQQFFTCSLLDTEVAMLSLQESSLIPIQGSAMKLRDSLLPGMLKSAATNLNRQAPYVYAFEIGNVYSKEQNRYKEEEHIAILLTQQAVDDSWQGRTPLSFYTIKGWVEKLLNHIGTTIEDLTVQPSQHPNFHPYQQASLYHKKQCLGIFGTLHPQLCKKSQIKYGVVFAELSLNGLLSLKKKSEQQYVPYPVYPASSRDITITMDKDVPADHIRKELLSFESKWLESVHIVSVYQGRDSTSQSKNVSFRMVFRDQERTLSGQEIEEEYNRLISLLDKKSANIGKGNS; translated from the coding sequence ATGCTCGTTCCTTTATCCCTATTACAAAAATTTTTTTCTTCTCCTCTCTCTGTTAAAGATATTTTAGAGGCTTGTGATCGTATTGGGATCGAAGCGGAATGCCCAAACGTGTTTCCGGATTCTTTAAATAGCGTCGTTACAGGGAAAATTTTGAGTACCTCGCCGCACCCCGATGCAGAACGTCTTTCTGTTGCGATTGTTTTTGACGGAGAAAAAGAACGCCAAATTGTTTGTGGAGCCCCTAACTGTCTTGCGGGAATCATTGTTCCTGTTGCCTTACCCGGAGCTAAAATCCGTAATACCTCGGGGGAAGTTACTACTATCAAAAAATCTAAAATTCGTGGTCTAGAATCACAAGGCATGTGTTGTGGAGCTGATGAATTAGGGTTTCCACACTTGCAAAAAGGAGATCGAGGGATTTTTGAATTTCCTCAAAATACTCCTTTAGGAGAAAGTGCCTGCCTTTTACTCGCTGGAGCTTCCTTGGAATGCTCTCTAACGCCTAACTTAGGTCATTGTGCCTCTCTTCTTGGCCTAGCACGAGAAATCTCTTTCTTATCGCCTACCTCTCTTTCTATTCCCGAAGAGTTCTCTTTTACTCCTCTTCCTTTAGAAAACTGCTCTAACAGTGCGCATGACCTTACAGCTTGCCCTGTCTTCTATTCAGTTAAAATCTCTGGATTATCTTGGAAACCATCTCCTGACAATTTACAAGCGGCATTGATTGCTCTCGGACAACAACCTCTGAATGCTGTTATAGACATCACAAACTATGTGATGCTTTCTTTGGGACAACCTTTACATGCTTACGATAGTCAGGCTATTGACCAAAAATCTATTCATGTAACTACCGTAAAATCTCCCGAATCGTTTACTTTTCTAAATAAGGAAACGCACTTTCTTCCAGAAGGCGCTCTTGTTGTTGCCGACCAACATAAAATCTTAGGATTAGCAGGAGTAATGGGAGGCGCAGCATCATCTTTTTCAGAAAAGACGACGGAAACCATTCTGGAAGCAGCGTATTTTGTTCCCCAGTCAGTGAGAAAGTATCAACGCACTATTCAGCTTCACACGGAAGCTGCTTATAGATTTACTAGGGGAGTAGATCCTCAGGGAGTGTTGCCAGCACTGTATGCGGCTATTCATATGATCCAAGCTCTTTTCCCTGAGGCACAAATTTCTCCTATTCAAAAACTCGGAGAATGCGAATCCCATCCTTTATCTCTTAGTATTCGTCCTAAAATCATCAAAAGAATCCTTGATGTTTCTTTGTCTCCCCTGGAAATTGCAGAGAAGCTCTCATCATTGGGATTCCGTACTACAGCAGAAGAAGAGACCGTTCGTGTGGAAGTTCCTTCTTATCGTTATGATATTCAAGAAGAGACTGATCTTGTTGAAGAAATCTGTCGAACAACACCTTTCATTCAAAAAACGCAAAAAATACTCCCTGTCTATACTCCGATCTATGCTTTAAAACGTGCACTGACCTCTTTTCTAGCAGATGGAGGCTTACAACAATTCTTCACCTGTTCATTGCTGGATACGGAAGTTGCTATGCTCTCTTTACAAGAAAGCTCTCTAATTCCAATACAGGGATCTGCCATGAAATTACGAGATTCTCTTCTTCCCGGGATGTTGAAAAGTGCTGCAACTAACCTTAATAGACAAGCTCCCTACGTATATGCGTTCGAAATTGGAAATGTATACTCAAAGGAACAGAATCGTTATAAAGAAGAAGAACATATTGCCATACTACTCACTCAACAAGCAGTAGATGATTCCTGGCAAGGGCGAACTCCTCTCTCTTTCTATACAATCAAAGGTTGGGTTGAAAAACTATTAAATCACATAGGGACAACAATAGAAGATCTTACTGTTCAGCCTAGTCAACATCCTAATTTTCATCCCTATCAGCAGGCTTCTCTTTATCACAAAAAGCAATGCTTAGGTATCTTTGGAACATTGCATCCTCAATTATGCAAAAAAAGCCAAATCAAATATGGAGTAGTCTTTGCAGAGCTTTCGTTAAATGGCCTTCTATCTTTGAAAAAGAAATCTGAACAGCAATATGTCCCCTATCCAGTCTATCCAGCCTCTTCCAGAGACATTACAATTACAATGGATAAGGATGTCCCCGCGGATCACATACGTAAAGAACTTTTAAGTTTCGAATCTAAATGGCTTGAAAGTGTTCACATCGTCAGTGTATACCAAGGGAGAGACTCCACATCTCAAAGTAAAAACGTTTCTTTTCGGATGGTCTTCCGTGATCAGGAACGCACATTGTCCGGGCAGGAAATAGAAGAAGAATATAATCGTCTAATCTCACTACTTGATAAGAAATCAGCCAACATAGGAAAAGGCAACTCATGA